In the genome of Candidatus Methylomirabilota bacterium, the window GAGCGAGCGATCCGTCCCACGAGCTCCTGCATCGAGGCCGGCGTCCCGCTCCGCAGCGCGGCGGCGGCCTCCTCGTGGGCCACCGCGGCCACCGCCCCGAGCCTGGTCTCGAGCGACTCCACCGCGAAGGCCTGGAGCGCGCGGCTCAGGTACAGGCCGGCCACCGCGCCGGAGATGGCCACGAAGCCGATCAGAGTCAGCGTCAGCTTCAGCGCGATGCTGCGCCGGATCGTCCGCAGGAGCATCGCCATCAGTCGTCACGCTCCAGGCGGTATCCGACCCCGGTGACCGTGCCGATCCGCGGTCCGGCCGGTCCGAGCTTCTGGCGCAGGCGGCGCACGTGGACGTCCACCGTGCGCGACTCGATCTCGCCGGCCGCGGTATAGCCCCACACGTGCTCGAGCAGGAACTCGCGCGAGAGCACGCGCCCCCGGGCCTCGACCAGCGCCCGGAGCAGGTCGAACTCGCGCCGAGCCAGATTGACCGGTACGCCGTCGACGGAGACGGTGTGCGCGGCCGCGTCGATCTGCAGGGGACCGACGGTCACCGGCGTGGTGCCGGCGGCGGGGCGGCTGCGACGCAGCACCGCGCGGACGCGGGCCACCACCTCGCGCGGCGAGAACGGCTTGACCACGTAGTCGTCGGCGCCCAGCTCGAGGCCCAGCACGCGGTCCACCTCGTCACCACGCGCGGTGAGCATCACCAGCGGCACCCCCTGGGTCGCCGGGTCCTGGCGCAGTCGCCGGCACACCTCGAAACCGTCCATCTCCGGGAGCATGAGATCCAGCAGGATCAGATCGGGCGGCGCCGCGCGCGCCAGCCGCAGGCCTTCCGCCCCGTTGCCGGCCTTCGTGACCGTGTAGCCCTCGCGCTCGAGGTGGAAGGCGAGCAGGTCCCGGATATCCGGCTCGTCCTCGATGATGAGCACCCTCACCAGGCTCGGCTTTCTCCGACCTTGAGGATCCAGGCGCGCGAGGCCTCGATGTTGCGCCGCTGGATCTCCGCGATCATGCGGACGGGCGGCTCGTCGAGCGGCTCGTCCGCGAGATCGAACGTGCCCCAGTGCATCGCCACCATCGTCCGCGCGCCCAGGTCCACGAAGGCCTGCACCGACTCCTCCGGAGTCACGTGCACCCACTTCATGATCTCGGCCGGCACGTAGGCGCCGATGGGCAGGGCGGCCACGTCGAACGGTCCGAGACGTCGCCCCGCCTCCTTGAAGCCCGCGAAGTATCCGGTGTCGCCGGCAAAGTACAGCCGCTTTCCCCGACCCACGATGGCCCACGACGCCCAGAGGCGCCGGTTGGCGTCCCAGAAGGAGCGCTGCGAGAAGTGCTGCGCCGGCACACAGATGAATCGTACGCTCCCGTGCTCGCGCTCCTGCCACCAGTCGAGCTCCTCGACGTGGGTCATCCCATTGTCCGCGAACCACGGCTTCAGGCCGAGCGGGACGATGAAGAGCGGGTCGTGGGCGGCGGCCAGCCGCTTCACGGTCGGCAGGTCGAGATGATCGTAGTGATCGTGCGAGATCACGACCACGTCGATGCGGGGCAGCGCCTCGAAGGCGAGGCCGGGCGGCCCGAGCCGCCGGGGCCCGAGCCAGGACGTGGGCCCGGCCCGATCGCTCCACTGCGGGTCGGTGAGCACGTTGAGCCCGTCCACCTGCACCAGCAGGGTGGCGTGTCCCACCCAGGTGATCGTGGTGGACGGCGGCTGCCTCCGCAGCGCGGCCCCGTCGTTGGCGACTCGCGGTGCGTCGAAGCGACGGGGGGATGTCAGGCTCTGCATGCTCCGGCGCAGGATGAAGGTCCACCGGGTCCAGCCGGACGCCCGCCCGAAATCGGGATCCAGGTTCCGGAAGCCGCCTTTCACATGATGCACCGGCTCACCGGAGCCGGGCCCGGTGCCCGCGCCCGCGCAGGCGACGAGGACCAGCAACGGGACAAGCCCGGCGGCTCGCGAACGCACCGCTGCGGAGTCTACCCCGCCCCCCGGGGGCCGTCCAGCCTACGCGGTGTGGGCCGCGCTTCCCGCGCTCGTCCCGTTCGTCCCGGCGGGCGGAAGGAGCCCGAGCAGCCGCAGGCGCTTGCGGAGCGTGTTCCGGTTGATCCCGAGGAGCTTCGCGGCCTTCAGCTGGTTGCCGCCGCACAGCTCGAGCGCGTGGCGCAGCAGCGGCAGCTCCATCCGTGCCATGACGCTGCGGTAGACCCGCCCGCCGGCGTGCCTCGCCTCGCTCACCAGTGACGGCAGCGCGGTCGTGACCATCTCGTCGAAGCGCCCCGGCCCGGTTGCCCTGCTCATGCGCTCCTGCGCAGCAAGGCGTGTGCCCGTGACCTGGGGCGGCAATTCAGGCGCTTAGCCCGGGCCGCGGCCCGGGCGGTCATCGGACGTGCCCACCGCGTGAGCAGGCAGCCTCAATCCTGGGCAGGAGAATAGGACACGTGGGCGCTCACCACCCGCCACCCGTCCTCGGTCCGCATCCAGGTCTGGCTCTGCCGGCCGCGACGGCCGGAGTCGCGCTTGGTGAACTCGGTGTTGGCGGTCGCGAAGTCGGACCCGTAGGCGGTGATCACGGTGTTGGCGATGGTGCGCCGGATGTCCACGCTCGGCCGAGCGCGTCGGAACGCGCTGATGGCCTCGTGCCCGTAGAG includes:
- a CDS encoding MBL fold metallo-hydrolase is translated as MLVLVACAGAGTGPGSGEPVHHVKGGFRNLDPDFGRASGWTRWTFILRRSMQSLTSPRRFDAPRVANDGAALRRQPPSTTITWVGHATLLVQVDGLNVLTDPQWSDRAGPTSWLGPRRLGPPGLAFEALPRIDVVVISHDHYDHLDLPTVKRLAAAHDPLFIVPLGLKPWFADNGMTHVEELDWWQEREHGSVRFICVPAQHFSQRSFWDANRRLWASWAIVGRGKRLYFAGDTGYFAGFKEAGRRLGPFDVAALPIGAYVPAEIMKWVHVTPEESVQAFVDLGARTMVAMHWGTFDLADEPLDEPPVRMIAEIQRRNIEASRAWILKVGESRAW
- a CDS encoding response regulator transcription factor, which encodes MVRVLIIEDEPDIRDLLAFHLEREGYTVTKAGNGAEGLRLARAAPPDLILLDLMLPEMDGFEVCRRLRQDPATQGVPLVMLTARGDEVDRVLGLELGADDYVVKPFSPREVVARVRAVLRRSRPAAGTTPVTVGPLQIDAAAHTVSVDGVPVNLARREFDLLRALVEARGRVLSREFLLEHVWGYTAAGEIESRTVDVHVRRLRQKLGPAGPRIGTVTGVGYRLERDD
- a CDS encoding helix-turn-helix domain-containing protein codes for the protein MSRATGPGRFDEMVTTALPSLVSEARHAGGRVYRSVMARMELPLLRHALELCGGNQLKAAKLLGINRNTLRKRLRLLGLLPPAGTNGTSAGSAAHTA
- the hpxZ gene encoding oxalurate catabolism protein HpxZ translates to MTINDPAVVAEVTAAFLDYERALNDNDVPALTAWFWTSPLTIRFGLAENLYGHEAISAFRRARPSVDIRRTIANTVITAYGSDFATANTEFTKRDSGRRGRQSQTWMRTEDGWRVVSAHVSYSPAQD